Part of the Varibaculum massiliense genome is shown below.
ATGGAGGGCGCGATTCGTGACCTGACCGCGATTACCGGGCAAAAGCCGGTAGTTACTCGGGCACGTAAATCCATCGCGCAGTTCAAGCTGCGTGCTGGTCAGCCGATTGGCGCTCACGTGACCATCCGCGGGGATCGCATGTGGGAGTTCGTAGACCGCTTGGTCTCTACCGCTCTACCGCGTATCCGTGACTTTAGGGGACTAAGCCCCAAGCAGTTTGATGGTCGCGGAAACTACACTTTCGGTTTAACCGAACAGGCCATGTTCCACGAAATCGATCAGGATTCGATTGATCGCGTGCGCGGCATGGATATCACTCTGGTTACCACTGCTAACAGTGACGAAGAGGGGCGGGCGCTCCTGCGCGCGCTGGGCTTCCCGTTTAAGGAGGAACGTTAATGGCGAAAACGGCGCTGAAGAATAAAGCGAAGCGTAAGCCGAAGTTCAAGGTGCGTGGCTACACCCGTTGCAACCGGTGCGGTCGCCCTCGTTCGGTATATCGCAAGTTCGGACTTTGCCGTGTGTGCCTACGTGAGCTCGCTCTGCGGGGCGAACTTCCGGGCGTCACTAAGAGCAGTTGGTAAAACTACTACGTTGCAGGTCTGAGAAAGAAACCGCAGCGAGGAAGGGTTAGAACCCCAAAATGACTATGACAGATCCCATCGCAGATATGCTGACGCGTCTGCGTAACGCCAATGCGGCGCATCTGGACAAAGTGTCTATGCCTTCATCGAAAATGAAGGCGGGAATCGCAAAGATTCTGGAAACTGAAGGCTATATTGCCAAAAGCGAAGTGACTGATGCCCGCGTGGGTAAGACTCTCACTTTGACCCTAAAATACGGAAGCAAACGCGAACAGGCGATCACCGGCTGCAAGCGTGTTTCCAAGCCGGGTCTGCGTAA
Proteins encoded:
- a CDS encoding type Z 30S ribosomal protein S14 — its product is MAKTALKNKAKRKPKFKVRGYTRCNRCGRPRSVYRKFGLCRVCLRELALRGELPGVTKSSW
- the rpsH gene encoding 30S ribosomal protein S8, which codes for MTMTDPIADMLTRLRNANAAHLDKVSMPSSKMKAGIAKILETEGYIAKSEVTDARVGKTLTLTLKYGSKREQAITGCKRVSKPGLRKYVKSTQLPKVMGGLGVAILSTSSGLMTDRQAQDKGVGGEVLAYIW
- the rplE gene encoding 50S ribosomal protein L5; the encoded protein is MAEAKTVAPRLKVRYQEEIRKSLEKEFGYKNVNQIPGLEKVVVNMGVGEASHDSKLMEGAIRDLTAITGQKPVVTRARKSIAQFKLRAGQPIGAHVTIRGDRMWEFVDRLVSTALPRIRDFRGLSPKQFDGRGNYTFGLTEQAMFHEIDQDSIDRVRGMDITLVTTANSDEEGRALLRALGFPFKEER